The Bacteroidales bacterium genome has a window encoding:
- a CDS encoding FtsX-like permease family protein, translating into MNVPLYIAKRYLFAKKSHNVINIISIISLIGVATGVSALVIVLSVFNGFDSLIKKMYSTFDAEIKVKLVEGKTFSPHSPEIEKLKKLKGVAVYVEILEENALFRYRERQHIGMIKGVSRNYTDLTGVDTMIIDGAFQLWRGSQSLAVMGQGVSYYLNANLAQFDPLTIYVPKRGKTASLSPENAFVKMGIMPSGVFAIEQEFDSQYVIIPIEFARTLLEYKDEVTSIELKAEKGVEIERLQKMVEETLGNKYRVLNRYQQNETLFRTMKSEKLAIGLILSLILVIASFNIIGSLSMLIIDKRNDVDTLRSMGADNDLIQKIFLAEGMLISMGGTIVGTLFGLLVCWLQIAFGLVKLQGNGNFIIDSYPVDIHPFDISIILIIVIAIGYLAARFPVRIITKRILNDDNRGNL; encoded by the coding sequence ATGAATGTCCCACTCTACATAGCAAAGCGTTACCTGTTTGCAAAAAAATCGCATAATGTAATTAATATCATCTCCATAATTTCTTTAATAGGTGTTGCAACGGGTGTATCGGCACTAGTCATTGTTCTATCCGTATTCAACGGATTCGATAGCCTAATTAAAAAAATGTACTCAACCTTTGATGCTGAGATAAAAGTTAAGCTGGTTGAGGGTAAAACATTCAGTCCACACTCCCCAGAAATTGAAAAGCTGAAAAAACTTAAGGGAGTTGCCGTTTATGTTGAGATACTTGAGGAAAATGCGCTCTTCCGCTATCGCGAAAGGCAGCACATTGGAATGATTAAGGGTGTAAGCAGAAACTATACGGATCTTACAGGCGTTGATACAATGATTATTGATGGGGCTTTTCAACTATGGAGAGGAAGCCAATCGCTTGCCGTAATGGGGCAGGGGGTATCCTATTACCTAAATGCAAACCTAGCACAATTTGACCCGTTAACCATTTATGTTCCCAAACGAGGGAAAACAGCCTCGCTTTCACCTGAAAATGCTTTTGTAAAAATGGGGATAATGCCATCTGGAGTTTTTGCAATTGAGCAGGAGTTCGATTCCCAGTATGTTATTATTCCAATAGAATTTGCTCGTACACTTCTTGAGTATAAGGATGAGGTTACATCCATTGAGTTGAAGGCCGAAAAGGGTGTTGAGATTGAGAGACTCCAAAAAATGGTTGAGGAAACCCTAGGAAATAAGTATCGGGTTTTGAATAGATATCAGCAGAACGAAACACTATTCAGAACAATGAAATCGGAGAAGTTAGCAATTGGGTTAATTCTCTCGTTAATACTAGTAATAGCCTCGTTTAATATTATTGGTTCGCTCTCCATGCTCATAATCGATAAGCGTAACGATGTTGACACTCTCCGAAGCATGGGTGCCGATAACGATCTAATACAGAAGATTTTCTTAGCAGAGGGGATGCTAATCTCAATGGGCGGGACAATTGTAGGTACTCTTTTTGGTCTTCTTGTTTGTTGGCTGCAAATAGCATTTGGATTAGTAAAACTGCAAGGTAATGGCAATTTTATTATCGATTCTTATCCTGTAGACATTCACCCTTTTGATATTTCAATTATTCTAATAATTGTAATTGCCATCGGTTACCTGGCTGCTCGTTTCCCCGTTCGGATCATTACCAAAAGGATTCTAAACGATGATAATAGAGGGAATTTGTAA
- a CDS encoding class I SAM-dependent methyltransferase — MKRIISLASRFIPRHYQQVVAAFILRNIAIFYRGNAFEDPISGRRYRKLLPYGRLQSRANALAPHSLSLERHRLIWLYLKNQTDFFINPKRVLHIAPEYCFIKPFKKLVNLNYLTADLISPWADIKMDVQNIPFPDSSFDVVICNHVLEHVDDDRKAMGELLRVMKPGGFGIFQVPLDYSIDVTLEDKSINTPELREKHYKQRDHLRLYGKDYPKRLREVGFDVTEDDYVNSFPTDLIQRYALPKDEILYICRKNN, encoded by the coding sequence ATTAAGCGGATTATCTCACTAGCCTCCAGATTTATTCCCAGACACTACCAACAAGTTGTAGCAGCATTTATTCTAAGAAATATTGCAATCTTTTATAGGGGAAATGCATTCGAAGATCCTATTTCGGGTAGAAGGTATCGCAAATTGTTACCTTACGGAAGACTTCAATCACGGGCAAATGCACTTGCACCACACTCTCTTTCGCTGGAAAGACACCGGTTGATATGGTTGTACCTAAAAAATCAAACTGATTTTTTCATAAACCCCAAGCGGGTTCTACATATCGCTCCGGAGTATTGTTTTATCAAGCCCTTCAAAAAACTTGTAAACCTTAACTATTTAACAGCCGATTTAATTTCCCCTTGGGCGGATATTAAAATGGATGTCCAAAACATTCCTTTCCCCGATTCGAGTTTTGATGTGGTAATTTGCAACCACGTGCTTGAGCATGTTGATGACGATAGAAAAGCAATGGGGGAGTTGTTGCGGGTAATGAAACCAGGCGGTTTTGGTATCTTCCAAGTACCTCTTGATTACTCTATTGATGTAACCCTTGAGGATAAAAGCATAAATACACCAGAACTAAGGGAAAAACACTACAAGCAGCGTGATCACCTAAGATTATATGGGAAGGATTATCCGAAAAGACTCCGTGAGGTTGGCTTTGACGTAACAGAAGATGATTACGTTAATTCTTTTCCAACAGATTTAATTCAACGATACGCCCTACCAAAAGATGAGATTCTCTATATTTGTAGAAAGAATAATTAA
- the rbfA gene encoding 30S ribosome-binding factor RbfA: MEGTRLSKVSRLLQKDLGDIFQKEGVTIFRGKMITVTSVRVSPDLGLAKVYISIFPTDKKEDVLKVVKEHTKSIRHELAQRVRHQLRVIPELVFFLDDSLDYIESIDKLLKS, encoded by the coding sequence ATGGAAGGGACACGGTTAAGCAAAGTTTCAAGGTTGCTGCAGAAAGATTTAGGCGATATTTTTCAAAAAGAAGGGGTTACCATTTTTAGGGGAAAGATGATTACGGTTACATCTGTAAGAGTTAGTCCAGATCTTGGACTAGCAAAGGTTTACATCAGTATATTCCCAACCGATAAAAAGGAGGATGTTCTTAAGGTTGTTAAGGAACACACCAAATCAATAAGACATGAGTTGGCTCAAAGGGTGCGACATCAACTTCGGGTTATTCCAGAACTAGTATTCTTCCTTGATGATTCGCTCGATTACATCGAGAGCATTGATAAATTGCTTAAGAGTTAG